From a single Labrenzia sp. PHM005 genomic region:
- a CDS encoding ABC transporter ATP-binding protein — translation MTGFVELRDVRLTYGGAADGTLALDGLTMGVKKGEFAAVVGPSGCGKSTLMKLATGLITPQEGTIEVAGHEVDGPVSVAGMAFQNPSMLPWRSTLANVMLPLEIVQPHRSRFRAEKQAYTAKAEALLDLVGLKGFGEKYPWQLSGGMQQRANLCRALIHDPALLMLDEPFGALDAFTREELWQVMRDLHADKGFTTILVTHDLREAVYLADKVFVMSARPGTIIREREVSFERPRPIELTYESAFNDIVHELRDLIADARAAA, via the coding sequence GTGACCGGATTTGTAGAACTCAGAGACGTCCGCCTGACGTATGGCGGCGCCGCGGATGGGACGCTTGCTCTCGACGGCCTGACGATGGGCGTGAAAAAGGGCGAATTTGCTGCTGTCGTTGGCCCGTCAGGCTGCGGCAAGTCCACCTTGATGAAATTGGCAACCGGCCTGATCACGCCGCAAGAAGGCACGATTGAAGTGGCCGGGCATGAAGTTGACGGCCCGGTGTCGGTTGCCGGAATGGCCTTCCAGAACCCTTCCATGCTGCCGTGGCGTTCGACATTGGCCAACGTGATGCTGCCTCTGGAGATCGTTCAACCGCACCGCTCCCGTTTCCGCGCAGAAAAACAAGCTTACACCGCCAAAGCGGAAGCCCTGTTGGATCTGGTCGGCCTGAAAGGGTTTGGCGAGAAATACCCCTGGCAACTCTCGGGTGGCATGCAGCAACGCGCCAACTTGTGCCGCGCGCTCATTCATGACCCGGCACTCCTGATGCTGGATGAACCGTTTGGCGCGCTGGATGCCTTCACCCGCGAAGAACTCTGGCAGGTGATGCGCGATCTTCACGCGGACAAAGGTTTTACGACTATTCTTGTGACCCACGATCTGCGCGAAGCGGTTTATCTAGCCGACAAGGTGTTTGTCATGAGCGCACGCCCTGGCACCATCATTCGCGAGCGCGAAGTTTCTTTCGAACGCCCGCGGCCAATTGAACTGACTTATGAAAGCGCCTTCAACGACATTGTTCACGAATTGCGCGATCTGATTGCCGACGCGAGGGCTGCAGCATGA
- a CDS encoding DUF3141 domain-containing protein, whose amino-acid sequence MKDIFDALEKGQNEFLNSLNDATAWTPSERFTALQAQGTELSNLADLMGRGLTKHFEKISADHKGRWQLGLADMGKAVGDLTKAQQDGSLFDAWQSYWKDAVQRSVLTMDVLRQRGDIFLEHEEAGCPPVLIYDYDVVMDGADLPRPCNYMLLRIKPPKDAGHREMKPWKRPYIIIDPRAGHGAGIGGFKPDSQVGVALHDGHPVYFVAFRRMPEKGQTLADVTHAEATFVRKVMEEHPEAPKPVVTGNCQGGWATLLLAATSPDLTGPVILNGAPVSTWAGRVGENPMRYNGGVLGGTWNAMFYSDLGHGVFDGADIVQNFEMLNPARNYFGKYYDLYAKVDTEPQRFLEFERWWGGYFLLNEAEMKWIVEQLFVGNKLAKNEAQLEPGRNIDIKEIRAPIIAFASFGDNITPPQQALNWIIDTYTDEREIAIRGQRIIYMVHDQVGHLGIFVSSKIAKKEHTEVTSTLKTIEALAPGLYEMSIDDYEGGLLDREFTVSFHERTLEDLKALDDGRDDEIPFAAVARTSEQQAEFYDVCMRPFVQAGVTEQSADFRRKTHPLRAQRTMMSSLNPMLSGLPEMAEKIKEDRTPAEQDNPFSELERVGAAMFEQSLDLFRDLRDTWYENFFYSIWGSPYMRWFGRTHQPGRTLKRKEDLRSLPPVQAALMHIEEGGFCEAVIRMLILLADSRGNVRRDRLERSARVLTQDEPFKSLTPDARSFILQEQSLIVEFARDKAVSTLPKLLKTRQDRELASKVVRYVPGAIEEMTPHTLEMMQRFQEVLGLPPVSDNVTEDPLVKGKDVASDLPAFDAPKPNEEQVSATSAPQKAAVAKPAARKSAAKPATRKSSGRKAPARKPAAKTGKNQEPAE is encoded by the coding sequence ATGAAGGACATTTTTGACGCGCTTGAAAAAGGTCAGAATGAGTTCTTGAATTCCCTGAACGATGCCACCGCCTGGACACCGTCTGAACGGTTCACAGCGCTCCAGGCGCAAGGGACGGAACTCTCCAACCTGGCTGACCTGATGGGCCGGGGGCTGACAAAACACTTCGAAAAGATCTCAGCGGACCATAAAGGCCGCTGGCAGTTGGGGCTTGCCGATATGGGCAAGGCTGTGGGGGACCTTACCAAAGCGCAACAGGATGGCAGCTTGTTTGATGCTTGGCAGTCCTATTGGAAAGATGCCGTGCAGCGCTCAGTCCTGACCATGGATGTCCTGCGCCAGCGCGGCGATATCTTCCTGGAGCACGAAGAAGCCGGTTGCCCGCCGGTGCTTATCTATGATTATGACGTTGTCATGGACGGGGCCGATCTGCCACGGCCCTGCAATTACATGCTGCTTCGGATCAAACCGCCGAAAGATGCCGGGCACCGGGAGATGAAACCCTGGAAGCGGCCCTATATCATCATTGATCCGCGCGCTGGCCATGGGGCTGGTATCGGCGGATTTAAGCCAGACAGCCAAGTTGGTGTTGCCTTGCATGATGGCCACCCGGTCTACTTTGTCGCTTTCCGCCGAATGCCGGAAAAAGGCCAGACACTGGCCGATGTCACCCATGCGGAGGCCACCTTTGTCCGCAAGGTGATGGAAGAACACCCCGAAGCACCCAAACCGGTTGTTACAGGCAACTGCCAGGGCGGCTGGGCCACCCTTTTGCTTGCCGCGACCAGCCCGGATCTGACCGGGCCTGTCATTTTGAACGGTGCCCCGGTGTCGACCTGGGCCGGGCGGGTTGGTGAAAATCCAATGCGCTACAACGGTGGTGTCTTGGGCGGAACCTGGAATGCCATGTTCTACTCCGATCTCGGCCACGGTGTCTTCGATGGTGCCGACATCGTCCAAAATTTCGAGATGCTCAATCCGGCCCGGAATTATTTTGGCAAGTACTACGACCTTTACGCAAAGGTCGACACTGAACCGCAGCGGTTCCTGGAGTTCGAGCGCTGGTGGGGCGGCTATTTCCTCTTGAACGAAGCGGAAATGAAATGGATCGTCGAACAGTTGTTTGTTGGCAACAAGCTCGCCAAAAACGAGGCGCAGCTGGAGCCGGGCCGCAACATCGACATCAAGGAGATCCGCGCGCCGATCATCGCCTTTGCCAGCTTTGGCGACAACATCACGCCGCCGCAACAGGCGCTCAACTGGATCATCGACACCTACACGGATGAGCGCGAGATCGCCATTCGCGGGCAGCGCATCATCTATATGGTTCATGATCAGGTCGGCCACCTGGGCATCTTTGTGTCGTCCAAGATCGCCAAAAAGGAACATACTGAAGTCACATCGACCTTGAAGACCATCGAAGCCCTGGCGCCCGGTCTCTATGAAATGTCCATTGATGACTATGAGGGCGGGCTCTTGGACCGGGAATTCACGGTCAGTTTCCACGAGCGCACGCTGGAGGATCTGAAGGCGCTGGACGATGGCCGGGATGATGAAATCCCCTTTGCTGCCGTTGCCCGCACCTCCGAGCAGCAGGCCGAATTTTATGATGTCTGTATGCGCCCCTTTGTCCAGGCAGGCGTAACTGAACAGAGCGCGGACTTCCGCCGCAAAACCCATCCGCTCCGAGCTCAGCGCACGATGATGTCGAGCCTCAATCCGATGTTGAGCGGATTGCCGGAGATGGCCGAAAAGATCAAAGAAGACCGCACTCCGGCCGAACAGGACAACCCGTTTTCCGAGCTGGAGCGTGTTGGTGCTGCCATGTTCGAACAGTCGCTCGATCTGTTCCGGGATCTGCGCGACACCTGGTATGAAAACTTCTTTTACTCCATTTGGGGTTCGCCCTACATGCGCTGGTTCGGCCGGACGCATCAGCCGGGCCGGACCTTGAAGCGCAAGGAAGACCTGCGCAGCCTGCCGCCGGTTCAGGCGGCCCTGATGCACATTGAAGAGGGTGGTTTCTGCGAAGCGGTGATCCGGATGCTGATACTTCTGGCCGACAGCCGGGGCAATGTCCGCCGCGATCGGCTGGAACGCTCTGCCCGGGTGCTCACCCAGGATGAGCCCTTTAAATCGCTGACACCGGATGCGCGCAGCTTCATTCTTCAGGAACAGTCTTTGATCGTAGAGTTTGCCAGAGATAAGGCTGTCTCGACGTTGCCGAAACTCTTGAAAACTAGGCAAGATCGCGAACTTGCTTCCAAAGTGGTGCGCTATGTGCCTGGTGCGATTGAAGAAATGACACCACACACCTTGGAGATGATGCAAAGGTTCCAGGAAGTTTTAGGTCTGCCGCCTGTATCTGACAACGTCACGGAAGATCCGCTTGTCAAAGGCAAGGATGTGGCTTCCGACCTTCCTGCGTTTGATGCTCCAAAACCTAATGAGGAACAGGTTTCCGCTACATCGGCACCGCAGAAGGCAGCTGTTGCAAAACCTGCTGCGCGCAAAAGTGCTGCTAAACCGGCAACCCGTAAATCATCGGGCCGAAAGGCCCCGGCTCGAAAACCGGCCGCAAAAACTGGAAAGAATCAGGAACCGGCTGAATAG
- a CDS encoding class I SAM-dependent methyltransferase: MTTALTGGMSPSTAFWDKIARKYAKSKIADEAAYQKTLERVTEHLGPQDTVLELGAGTGSTALLLAGNVKRYLSTDFSKGMIEIADEKLSALKTDGKAPEGLSFLAADGFDLRLKEAAGSDGFDAILAFNFLHLVEGPEALLNRIYDLTKPGGLFISKTVCLRSKAWMYWPMIKAMQLFGKAPYVDMMSAEKVNSLITNAGFEIIETGLYPAPRSHFVVARKV; this comes from the coding sequence ATGACGACTGCATTGACGGGCGGGATGAGCCCATCTACCGCCTTTTGGGACAAGATCGCCCGCAAATATGCAAAAAGCAAAATCGCCGATGAAGCGGCGTATCAAAAGACCCTTGAGCGCGTCACCGAGCATCTCGGTCCGCAAGACACAGTTTTGGAACTTGGGGCAGGGACCGGATCAACAGCATTGCTTTTGGCCGGTAACGTCAAACGTTACCTCTCGACTGATTTTTCGAAGGGCATGATCGAGATTGCTGACGAAAAACTGTCGGCTTTAAAAACGGACGGCAAGGCACCTGAAGGCCTGTCATTCTTGGCAGCAGACGGGTTTGATCTCCGTTTGAAGGAGGCCGCTGGGTCTGATGGGTTTGACGCTATCCTTGCATTCAATTTCCTGCACCTGGTCGAGGGACCGGAGGCCCTGTTAAACCGCATCTACGATCTGACAAAACCCGGCGGGTTGTTCATCAGCAAAACGGTTTGCCTGAGGTCCAAGGCCTGGATGTACTGGCCGATGATCAAGGCCATGCAACTCTTTGGAAAAGCGCCTTACGTCGACATGATGTCGGCGGAGAAGGTCAACAGCCTGATCACCAACGCTGGTTTTGAGATCATCGAAACCGGGCTCTATCCAGCGCCTCGCAGCCATTTTGTGGTCGCCCGGAAGGTCTGA
- a CDS encoding ABC transporter substrate-binding protein, whose amino-acid sequence MRLLSGVALALALTSSTALAATDIKFSLDWKFEGPAAPFFIALDKGYFADEDLNVTIDTGAGSRESIPRVATGTYDMGFGDINALIKVLDDQPDLKVKAVMMAYETPPFAVIGRKSQGVTEDPKSLEGKTLGAPPPDAAFGQWPAFVDVTGLDTSGINIESVGFPVREPMLAQGQVDAIFGFSFSSVLNLKSQGVPEDDISLILMGENGLDLYGNVVMTNTDFAEKNPEAVKGFLKALTKGYLDAIADPAAAIPYVMKRNEILDEAVEVDRLTMAVEGSIATDAVKANGFGGVDMDKLTKSMKYLQGSMGLSATPPAAERVFDASYLPPKEERMLK is encoded by the coding sequence ATGCGTCTTCTATCGGGAGTGGCCCTCGCGCTGGCCCTCACATCCTCGACCGCCTTGGCTGCGACCGACATCAAATTTTCATTGGACTGGAAATTCGAAGGCCCGGCAGCTCCCTTCTTCATCGCTCTCGATAAAGGTTATTTCGCCGACGAAGATCTCAATGTCACCATCGACACGGGCGCTGGCTCCCGGGAATCCATCCCGCGGGTTGCCACCGGCACCTATGACATGGGTTTTGGCGACATCAATGCCTTGATTAAGGTTCTCGACGATCAGCCGGATCTGAAGGTCAAGGCCGTCATGATGGCCTATGAAACGCCTCCGTTCGCCGTGATCGGCCGCAAAAGTCAAGGCGTGACCGAAGATCCGAAGTCACTCGAAGGCAAGACCCTCGGCGCCCCGCCGCCCGATGCCGCTTTTGGCCAGTGGCCAGCTTTTGTGGACGTGACCGGCCTCGACACCTCCGGTATTAATATCGAAAGTGTTGGTTTCCCCGTGCGCGAACCGATGCTCGCCCAAGGCCAGGTGGATGCCATCTTCGGTTTCTCTTTCTCCTCCGTTCTCAACTTGAAGTCCCAGGGCGTGCCGGAAGACGACATCTCGCTCATTCTCATGGGTGAAAACGGCCTCGATCTTTACGGCAATGTTGTCATGACCAACACGGACTTTGCCGAGAAAAACCCGGAGGCGGTCAAGGGCTTCTTGAAAGCGCTCACCAAGGGCTACCTGGATGCCATCGCAGATCCGGCCGCGGCCATTCCGTATGTCATGAAGCGCAATGAAATTCTCGACGAAGCTGTCGAGGTCGACCGGCTGACGATGGCCGTCGAGGGCTCCATTGCAACAGACGCCGTAAAAGCAAACGGTTTCGGCGGTGTCGACATGGATAAACTCACGAAATCCATGAAATATCTGCAGGGTTCGATGGGCTTGAGCGCCACGCCGCCAGCTGCAGAGCGCGTCTTTGACGCAAGTTACCTGCCGCCGAAAGAAGAACGTATGTTGAAATAA
- a CDS encoding hydrogen peroxide-inducible genes activator: MINITLKQLRYFEALARHGHFGRAADDCAISQPALSMQIKELEEVLGAPLFERTARQVSLTGFGEEAVERARKILRSADELGDLARASKGKLEGRLRIGVIPTIAPYLLPQVVGRLTQLYPGLDIHIRETVTPKLIQELTDGRLDTAILALPVSEPGLTETPLFEENFVLVRPGTEANSPVPCADSLREMRLLLLEEGHCFRDQALSFCNIQTGRPREVLDASSLSTLVQMVNAGMGVTFIPEMAVPVETRSADVAVARFEPPEPARTIGMIWRKTSPLSAQLSEIAEVVREASELQS, encoded by the coding sequence ATGATCAATATCACCCTGAAACAGCTCCGCTATTTCGAGGCTTTGGCCCGCCATGGCCACTTCGGCCGGGCGGCCGACGACTGCGCGATTTCTCAGCCTGCGCTATCCATGCAGATCAAAGAGTTGGAAGAAGTCCTTGGAGCCCCGCTGTTTGAACGCACCGCCCGGCAAGTGTCTCTCACCGGCTTCGGAGAAGAGGCTGTCGAACGCGCCCGAAAAATCCTGAGATCGGCCGATGAACTGGGGGATTTGGCCAGAGCCTCGAAGGGAAAACTCGAGGGACGCCTCAGGATAGGGGTGATCCCGACAATCGCGCCTTATTTGTTGCCACAAGTCGTTGGCCGCCTGACGCAGCTATATCCCGGGCTCGACATCCATATCCGCGAGACCGTGACGCCAAAACTCATTCAAGAACTCACCGATGGGCGCCTTGACACTGCAATTTTGGCTTTGCCTGTCTCAGAACCAGGACTGACCGAAACACCCTTGTTTGAGGAAAACTTTGTCCTTGTCCGCCCGGGAACAGAGGCCAACTCGCCCGTTCCCTGCGCCGACAGTTTGCGCGAGATGCGGCTTCTGCTTTTAGAAGAAGGCCATTGTTTCCGCGATCAAGCGCTCTCCTTCTGCAACATCCAGACAGGCCGGCCCCGGGAGGTTCTCGACGCCAGTTCCCTGTCGACCTTGGTACAGATGGTCAATGCCGGCATGGGCGTCACTTTCATTCCGGAGATGGCAGTGCCGGTCGAGACCCGCTCTGCCGACGTCGCCGTCGCCCGCTTTGAACCACCTGAGCCTGCGCGCACCATCGGCATGATCTGGCGCAAAACCAGTCCTCTGTCGGCTCAGCTTTCAGAGATTGCCGAAGTGGTGCGGGAAGCATCTGAGCTTCAGTCTTAG
- the katG gene encoding catalase/peroxidase HPI has protein sequence MDTKVAKTGGCPVMHGSLTETGKSVTDWWPKTLNLNILHQHDTKSNPMGEDFNYRDEVKKLDVAALKADLKALMTDSQDWWPADYGHYGGLMIRMAWHSAGSYRLADGRGGGGTGNIRFAPLNSWPDNGNLDKPRRLLWPIKKKYGNKISWADLILLAGTVAYESMGLKTFGFAYGREDIWHPEEDVYWGAEKEWLAPSDERYDDVGKPDTMENPLAAVQMGLIYVNPEGVNGQPDPLKTAAQVRETFARMAMNDEETAALTAGGHTVGKAHGNGDADALGAEPEAAGIEEQGLGWSNPNLGGKATNAVTSGVEGAWTTNPTVFDMGFFELLFGYEWELTKSPAGANQWQPVGIKEEHMPVDSTDPSVRRMPVMTDADMAMKMDPAYRAICEKFMADPEYFKDTFARAWFKLTHRDLGPRARYIGPDAPQEDLIWQDNVPAGPVNYDIGGLKSAIAATDLSVSELVSTAWDSARTFRGSDLRGGANGARIRLAPQKDWEGNEPARLAKVLGVLEPLAAKFGASIADTIVLAGNVGVEKAAAEAGYDISVPFAAGRGDATDATTDADSFASLEPIHDGFRNWVKKDYVVSEEELLLDRAQLMGLTAPEMTVLLGGLRVLGTNHGGTKHGVFTDQEGTLTPDFFVNLTDMAYRWTPAGDGSYQIRDRKTDTTKWTASRVDLVFGSNSMLRAIAEVYAQDDNEVKFVEDFVAAWVKVMNADRYDLSA, from the coding sequence ATGGACACGAAAGTGGCAAAAACCGGCGGGTGCCCGGTAATGCATGGCAGCCTGACAGAAACAGGCAAGTCGGTCACAGACTGGTGGCCGAAGACTTTGAACCTGAACATCCTTCATCAGCACGACACCAAGTCGAACCCGATGGGTGAAGACTTCAATTATCGCGATGAGGTGAAGAAGCTGGATGTCGCCGCACTGAAGGCGGATCTGAAAGCCCTGATGACCGACAGTCAGGACTGGTGGCCGGCCGATTACGGCCACTATGGCGGCCTGATGATCCGCATGGCCTGGCATTCCGCCGGCTCGTACCGGCTGGCCGATGGCCGCGGCGGTGGTGGCACGGGCAATATCCGGTTTGCGCCGCTGAACTCCTGGCCGGACAACGGCAACCTCGATAAGCCGCGCCGCCTCTTGTGGCCAATCAAAAAGAAATACGGCAACAAGATTTCCTGGGCGGATCTGATCCTTCTGGCCGGAACGGTAGCTTATGAATCCATGGGGCTCAAAACCTTTGGCTTCGCTTATGGCCGGGAAGACATCTGGCATCCGGAAGAAGACGTTTATTGGGGCGCTGAAAAAGAATGGCTGGCGCCGTCCGATGAACGGTATGACGATGTCGGCAAGCCGGACACGATGGAGAACCCACTGGCGGCAGTGCAGATGGGCCTCATCTATGTGAACCCGGAAGGTGTCAACGGTCAGCCGGACCCGCTGAAAACAGCGGCTCAGGTCCGTGAAACCTTTGCCCGCATGGCGATGAACGACGAAGAAACCGCAGCGCTGACCGCTGGCGGCCACACGGTCGGCAAGGCCCACGGCAATGGCGATGCCGATGCGCTGGGTGCCGAGCCGGAAGCCGCCGGCATTGAAGAGCAGGGGCTTGGCTGGAGCAACCCGAACCTGGGGGGCAAGGCGACCAATGCCGTGACCTCTGGTGTGGAAGGAGCCTGGACCACCAATCCAACGGTGTTCGACATGGGGTTCTTTGAGCTTCTGTTTGGCTACGAGTGGGAGCTGACCAAGAGCCCGGCCGGCGCCAACCAGTGGCAGCCGGTTGGCATCAAGGAAGAACACATGCCGGTCGACTCCACTGATCCGTCGGTGCGCCGCATGCCAGTGATGACCGATGCCGACATGGCCATGAAGATGGATCCGGCCTACCGCGCCATCTGTGAAAAGTTCATGGCGGATCCGGAATACTTCAAAGACACCTTTGCCCGGGCTTGGTTCAAGCTGACCCACCGCGATCTTGGACCGCGTGCCCGTTACATCGGCCCGGATGCACCGCAAGAAGATCTGATCTGGCAGGACAATGTGCCGGCCGGCCCGGTGAACTACGACATCGGTGGTTTGAAATCCGCAATTGCAGCCACCGATCTCTCGGTTTCCGAACTGGTCTCTACCGCTTGGGACAGCGCCCGGACTTTCCGTGGGTCTGACCTGCGTGGCGGTGCCAATGGGGCCCGCATCCGCTTGGCGCCTCAAAAGGACTGGGAAGGCAATGAACCCGCCCGCCTTGCCAAGGTTCTCGGTGTACTGGAGCCGCTGGCAGCCAAGTTTGGGGCTTCGATTGCTGACACCATCGTGCTGGCAGGCAATGTCGGTGTCGAAAAAGCAGCTGCTGAGGCAGGCTACGACATCTCGGTGCCGTTTGCTGCGGGCCGAGGAGACGCCACCGATGCGACGACCGATGCCGACAGCTTTGCGTCCCTGGAACCGATTCATGATGGCTTCCGCAATTGGGTGAAGAAGGACTATGTCGTCAGCGAAGAAGAGCTGCTTTTGGACCGGGCCCAGCTGATGGGGCTGACCGCGCCGGAAATGACCGTCCTTCTCGGGGGTCTCCGGGTGCTCGGCACCAATCATGGCGGCACCAAACACGGTGTCTTTACCGATCAGGAAGGCACCTTGACGCCGGATTTCTTCGTCAACCTGACGGATATGGCCTACCGCTGGACACCAGCAGGCGACGGTTCGTACCAGATCCGCGACCGCAAAACCGACACCACCAAGTGGACGGCATCCCGGGTCGATCTGGTGTTTGGCTCCAACTCCATGTTGCGCGCCATCGCCGAGGTCTATGCCCAGGACGATAACGAAGTGAAGTTCGTCGAGGACTTTGTGGCTGCATGGGTCAAGGTCATGAACGCCGACCGCTACGATCTTTCGGCTTAA
- a CDS encoding LysR family transcriptional regulator has translation MNWQSITFDWNQARAFLVTAEEGSLSAAARALGLTQPTLSRQVAALEESLGVTLFERVAKSLILTEAGVELAEHVRAMGEAASRVSLSASGQSQQIEGLVTISTTDVLAVYILPEILKGLRTKAPAVEVKILCTNSLSDLRRREADIAIRHVEPDHPDLYARKIMDMSARVYAATSYLERNGGRPAKSDADKLDYIGFDNNQELVEYLRAFGLKIKESNVKLGSPSGLISWEYARQGLGLCIMADAIAAKCPEVKPAFDNMEPVYFPIWLVTHRELHTSRRIRLVFDHLAEHLRHS, from the coding sequence ATGAACTGGCAGAGCATTACCTTCGACTGGAACCAGGCCCGAGCCTTCCTCGTCACCGCAGAAGAAGGCTCGCTTTCCGCGGCTGCCCGCGCATTGGGTCTCACCCAGCCGACCTTGAGCCGGCAGGTTGCCGCGCTTGAAGAAAGCCTTGGCGTGACCTTGTTTGAGCGGGTCGCCAAATCTCTCATCCTGACCGAAGCTGGGGTGGAACTTGCCGAGCATGTTCGAGCCATGGGAGAGGCCGCCAGCCGGGTTTCCTTGTCGGCATCCGGCCAGTCTCAACAAATTGAGGGGCTGGTCACGATTTCCACCACGGACGTTCTTGCTGTGTACATTCTGCCTGAAATCCTCAAAGGGTTGCGCACCAAAGCACCGGCAGTCGAAGTCAAAATTCTATGTACAAACTCCTTGAGCGATCTGCGCCGCCGCGAAGCCGATATTGCAATCCGGCACGTGGAACCTGACCATCCAGACCTCTATGCCCGGAAAATCATGGACATGTCAGCCAGAGTTTACGCCGCCACGTCATATCTCGAACGCAACGGAGGCAGACCGGCCAAATCAGACGCCGACAAATTGGATTACATCGGTTTTGACAACAATCAGGAACTGGTTGAGTACTTGCGTGCGTTCGGTTTGAAAATCAAAGAAAGCAATGTCAAACTTGGATCTCCAAGCGGTTTGATAAGCTGGGAATACGCCCGCCAGGGGCTCGGTCTTTGTATCATGGCCGATGCTATTGCGGCTAAGTGCCCAGAAGTAAAACCTGCATTTGACAATATGGAGCCGGTCTACTTTCCCATCTGGCTGGTCACCCACCGCGAACTGCACACCAGCCGCAGGATCCGGCTAGTCTTTGATCATTTGGCGGAACACCTCCGCCACAGTTAA
- a CDS encoding ABC transporter permease has translation MTSSRWITAAPWLWAIGLFVLWELSVKALQIPVIILPAPSDIWVAILKYWSPIWKNSVQTLYTTVVGFVMAVVGGMALGLAIGWSRAIYAGLYPIMIGFNSIPKVAVVPILVIWFGIGTIPAVLTAFLIAFFPIVVNVATGLATIEPEMEDVLRALGAKKHDIMLKVGIPRAMPYLFGSMKVAITLAFVGSVISESIAANSGLGYMMQAAQSQFNVPLIWAGLVALAVLGIIMYALMAWLEMRMTGWAHRGNRT, from the coding sequence ATGACGTCTTCACGTTGGATCACCGCCGCCCCATGGCTTTGGGCCATCGGCCTCTTCGTCTTGTGGGAGCTTTCCGTCAAAGCTCTGCAAATCCCAGTGATTATTCTGCCGGCACCAAGCGACATCTGGGTTGCGATCCTGAAATACTGGTCACCGATCTGGAAGAACTCTGTCCAGACCCTCTACACAACAGTGGTCGGCTTTGTCATGGCCGTGGTTGGCGGTATGGCGCTGGGGCTTGCCATCGGCTGGAGCCGGGCGATTTATGCCGGCCTTTACCCGATCATGATCGGCTTCAATTCCATTCCGAAAGTCGCCGTGGTCCCGATCCTGGTGATCTGGTTCGGCATCGGAACCATTCCTGCGGTCCTGACCGCGTTCCTGATCGCCTTTTTTCCGATTGTGGTGAATGTCGCGACCGGTCTCGCCACGATCGAACCGGAGATGGAAGACGTCCTACGGGCACTTGGCGCCAAAAAACACGACATCATGCTCAAAGTCGGCATTCCGCGCGCGATGCCCTATCTCTTCGGCTCGATGAAGGTCGCCATTACCCTCGCCTTTGTTGGATCAGTAATTTCAGAATCCATCGCCGCCAATTCCGGCCTTGGCTACATGATGCAGGCCGCGCAATCCCAATTTAACGTGCCGCTCATCTGGGCGGGCCTTGTCGCCCTCGCCGTTCTGGGTATTATCATGTACGCACTTATGGCGTGGTTGGAAATGCGCATGACTGGCTGGGCCCACCGCGGCAACCGAACCTAG
- the fabI gene encoding enoyl-ACP reductase FabI — protein sequence MFDLSGQKALVVGVANDQSIAYGCAKAFRAQGADLAVTYLNEKAEPYVRPLAEELGAEIILPLDVRDEDQLDALFGAIQDKWGRLDTLLHSIAFSKKEDLHGRVIDCSAEGFGLAMDISVHSFLRLIRRAEPLMPHGGTCMTVSFMGAQKVVDNYGVMGPVKAALEAAVRYAASELGPRGISVHALSPGPLKTRAASGIAEFDELLNDAAERAPTHQLATIEDTGAYAAFLASREAFNVTGGVHPIDGGYSIL from the coding sequence GTGTTCGATTTATCCGGTCAAAAGGCGCTGGTTGTCGGCGTCGCCAATGATCAATCCATCGCTTATGGATGTGCCAAGGCCTTCCGGGCACAAGGTGCCGACCTTGCCGTCACATACTTGAACGAAAAAGCGGAGCCCTATGTCCGCCCGCTGGCAGAAGAGCTCGGTGCGGAAATTATTCTGCCGCTGGATGTTCGCGATGAAGACCAGCTCGATGCTCTGTTCGGCGCCATTCAAGACAAGTGGGGGCGGCTCGATACGTTGCTGCATTCCATCGCCTTTTCCAAAAAGGAAGATCTGCACGGCCGGGTGATCGATTGTTCAGCTGAAGGCTTTGGACTGGCAATGGATATATCCGTTCATTCGTTCCTGCGCCTGATCCGGCGGGCCGAACCCCTCATGCCGCACGGTGGAACCTGCATGACAGTGTCCTTCATGGGCGCACAGAAAGTGGTCGACAATTACGGGGTCATGGGTCCGGTCAAGGCGGCGCTTGAAGCGGCGGTCCGCTATGCGGCTTCGGAACTCGGACCGCGCGGTATTTCCGTCCATGCGCTGTCGCCCGGGCCGCTGAAAACACGGGCTGCCTCCGGCATCGCAGAGTTCGATGAGCTTTTGAACGATGCCGCCGAGCGGGCCCCCACGCACCAGCTTGCAACCATCGAAGACACCGGTGCCTATGCCGCTTTTCTGGCGAGCCGCGAAGCTTTCAATGTCACCGGCGGTGTTCATCCCATCGACGGCGGCTACAGCATTCTTTGA